A portion of the Natronococcus sp. AD-5 genome contains these proteins:
- a CDS encoding PLD nuclease N-terminal domain-containing protein, translated as MSNVLLAAIIGIPLAWHLGLTAFVYYDARRVGLEPPRKWAAIAFFVPLFGFFIYLFERSELDYDPESDPYRGNNYNIHPSRADDAPLPSRGDDREPPDERAQHRDE; from the coding sequence ATGAGCAACGTCCTGCTGGCGGCGATCATCGGCATTCCGCTCGCCTGGCACCTCGGGCTCACCGCGTTCGTCTACTACGACGCGAGGCGGGTCGGCCTCGAGCCGCCCCGAAAGTGGGCGGCGATCGCCTTCTTCGTCCCGCTGTTCGGCTTCTTCATCTACCTCTTCGAGCGGAGCGAGCTGGATTACGATCCGGAGAGCGATCCCTACCGGGGGAACAACTACAACATCCACCCCTCGAGGGCCGACGACGCGCCGCTCCCCTCGCGAGGTGACGATCGAGAACCGCCGGACGAGCGGGCGCAACACCGAGACGAGTAA
- the eutC gene encoding ethanolamine ammonia-lyase subunit EutC, whose protein sequence is MASDSHSDSDALESTPDRDADRDHADEDALRRIVDRTPTRLGVGRSGPRPTTESLLEFRADHGVARDAVLSRVSDELIDDLDLIGLRTQVADKEQYLARPDLGRELDEESLERLERGCDPEPEVQIVVSDGLSSTAVETNVPELLPVLRDGLEDRDISVGTPVFVEFGRVDVMDAIGEVLGADCCVNLIGERPGLRTAESLSAYAVYGPERGMPTAKKSVVSNVHHGGLPPVEAGAELVDLLAEMLAEEASGIDLREDDREFRTE, encoded by the coding sequence ATGGCATCCGACTCTCACTCCGATTCCGACGCGCTCGAATCGACCCCCGACCGCGACGCCGACCGCGATCACGCGGACGAAGACGCGCTCCGGCGAATCGTCGACCGCACGCCCACGCGACTCGGCGTCGGCCGGTCCGGTCCCCGACCGACCACCGAGTCGCTGCTCGAGTTCCGGGCGGACCACGGCGTCGCCCGCGACGCGGTGCTCTCGCGGGTGAGCGACGAGCTGATCGACGATCTCGACCTGATCGGGCTGCGGACGCAGGTCGCGGACAAGGAGCAGTACCTCGCTCGCCCCGACCTCGGCCGCGAGCTGGACGAGGAAAGTCTCGAGCGGCTCGAGCGCGGGTGCGACCCCGAACCCGAGGTCCAGATCGTCGTCAGCGACGGCCTCTCGTCGACCGCCGTCGAGACGAACGTCCCGGAACTGCTGCCGGTCCTGCGAGACGGGCTCGAGGATCGCGATATTTCGGTCGGAACCCCGGTCTTCGTCGAGTTCGGCCGCGTGGACGTGATGGACGCTATCGGTGAGGTGCTCGGGGCCGACTGCTGCGTGAACCTCATCGGCGAGCGTCCCGGCCTCAGAACCGCCGAGAGTCTCAGCGCGTACGCGGTCTACGGGCCAGAGCGCGGGATGCCGACGGCCAAGAAGTCGGTCGTCTCGAACGTTCACCACGGCGGGCTGCCGCCGGTCGAGGCCGGCGCCGAACTCGTCGACCTGCTCGCCGAGATGCTCGCCGAGGAGGCCAGCGGCATCGACCTCCGGGAGGACGACCGCGAGTTCCGAACGGAGTAA
- a CDS encoding ethanolamine ammonia-lyase subunit EutB produces MAIQPTDSATEDRFDSVVEVLAKANEPKTGDELAGIAAASDDERVAAKRALAGMRLETLRENPVVPAAEDEVTRVIQEAVREPVYDEIKDWTVADLREFLVASDTREREIAAIRPGLTSEMVAAVTKLMSNMDLVLVTSKMEVTARCNTTIGEAGTLSFRLQPNDPADDVSNIADATREGLAYGVGDAVIGVNPVQDSVETTTRILEATRDVIEEWDVPTQNCCLAHVTTQLDAIREGAPADLLFQSLAGTEAGNDEFGVDVALLDEAHEVAQRRCVSSGPNVTYFETGQGAELSGDAHHGVDQLTLEARCYGLAKRYDPFLVNTVVGFIGPEYLYDGQQVIRAGLEDVFMGQLHGISMGIDACYTNHIQADQNDVENLAVLLAAAGTNYFITVPMGDDVMLNYQSNSYHDAAALWEIFDLEPTPAFREWLAEMGIRRDGRLTDRAGDPTIFT; encoded by the coding sequence ATGGCAATCCAACCAACCGACTCGGCGACCGAGGACCGCTTCGACTCCGTCGTCGAGGTTCTCGCCAAGGCGAACGAGCCGAAGACCGGCGACGAACTCGCCGGGATCGCGGCGGCGTCGGACGACGAACGGGTCGCCGCCAAGCGGGCGCTCGCCGGGATGCGACTCGAGACGCTGCGCGAGAACCCGGTCGTTCCGGCCGCGGAAGACGAGGTGACGCGGGTCATCCAGGAGGCGGTTCGGGAACCGGTGTACGACGAGATCAAAGACTGGACCGTCGCCGACCTGCGGGAGTTCCTCGTCGCCAGCGACACGAGGGAGCGGGAGATCGCGGCGATCCGTCCCGGCCTCACGAGCGAGATGGTCGCCGCGGTGACGAAGCTCATGTCGAACATGGACCTCGTCCTCGTCACCTCGAAGATGGAGGTGACGGCCCGCTGTAACACCACGATCGGCGAGGCCGGGACCCTCTCGTTTCGACTGCAGCCGAACGATCCCGCGGACGACGTCTCGAACATCGCCGACGCCACGCGGGAGGGGCTGGCGTACGGCGTCGGCGACGCGGTGATCGGCGTCAACCCCGTCCAGGATAGCGTCGAGACCACGACGCGCATCCTCGAGGCGACCCGCGACGTCATCGAGGAGTGGGACGTGCCGACCCAGAACTGCTGTCTCGCCCACGTCACCACCCAGCTGGACGCGATCCGCGAGGGCGCGCCGGCGGACCTGCTCTTCCAGAGTCTCGCCGGCACCGAGGCGGGCAACGACGAGTTCGGCGTCGACGTCGCGCTGCTCGACGAGGCCCACGAGGTCGCCCAGCGTCGCTGCGTGTCGTCGGGGCCGAACGTGACGTACTTCGAGACGGGCCAGGGCGCGGAGCTCTCCGGGGACGCCCATCACGGCGTCGATCAGCTCACCCTCGAGGCGCGCTGTTACGGTCTCGCGAAGCGCTACGACCCGTTCCTCGTCAACACCGTCGTCGGCTTCATCGGCCCTGAGTACCTCTACGACGGCCAGCAGGTCATCCGCGCGGGACTCGAGGACGTGTTCATGGGCCAGCTCCACGGCATTTCGATGGGGATCGACGCCTGTTACACGAACCACATCCAGGCCGACCAGAACGACGTCGAGAACCTCGCCGTCCTGCTCGCCGCGGCGGGAACGAACTACTTCATCACCGTCCCGATGGGCGACGACGTGATGCTGAACTATCAGTCCAACAGCTACCACGACGCCGCCGCCCTCTGGGAGATATTCGATCTCGAGCCGACCCCCGCGTTCCGCGAGTGGCTCGCGGAGATGGGCATCCGGCGCGACGGCCGGCTCACCGACCGCGCGGGCGACCCGACGATCTTCACGTAA
- a CDS encoding DUF5806 family protein, with protein MDEDGPTVGEESDRAADAVTAGTDGTSGDDQQIESEDAMPGVPDPEPEESDVPEDVRKYARFKKMDGAQYERVNEFLRDRTYITAREWAIARLCSDFRTETGVEMTKIGENLPELVPFMTDTYTPQAVNQARSSFEEKVRTAGATFLYGAMCDFFTAEELDDVMYESTEVAKFLLEVEGVDLSVEEELEAEERISSVMREVRDASAELRERDEE; from the coding sequence ATGGACGAGGACGGACCGACCGTAGGCGAGGAGTCAGATCGAGCGGCCGACGCCGTGACGGCCGGCACCGACGGGACGAGCGGCGACGACCAGCAGATCGAGTCCGAGGACGCGATGCCGGGCGTGCCGGACCCCGAACCGGAAGAATCCGACGTCCCGGAGGACGTCCGGAAGTACGCCCGCTTCAAGAAGATGGACGGCGCCCAGTACGAGCGGGTCAACGAGTTCCTGCGGGATCGGACCTACATCACCGCCCGCGAGTGGGCCATCGCGCGGCTCTGTTCGGACTTCCGGACCGAAACCGGCGTCGAGATGACCAAGATCGGCGAGAACCTCCCCGAACTCGTCCCGTTCATGACCGACACCTACACGCCCCAGGCGGTCAACCAGGCCCGCTCGTCGTTCGAGGAGAAGGTTCGAACGGCGGGCGCGACGTTCCTCTACGGCGCGATGTGCGACTTCTTCACCGCCGAAGAGCTCGACGACGTGATGTACGAATCGACCGAGGTAGCCAAATTCTTGCTCGAGGTCGAGGGCGTCGACCTCTCCGTCGAGGAGGAACTCGAGGCCGAGGAGCGCATCTCGAGCGTGATGCGCGAGGTGCGGGACGCGAGCGCGGAGCTTCGAGAACGGGACGAGGAGTGA
- a CDS encoding magnesium transporter, translating to MVGHDSAVDVYRQALPVILVSLVAGLFAGTLLGTETMREGIETVPGILLLLPAFLATRGGVYGSLGARLSSGLHQGLIDPHFEWNGRLRNAVVASFLNGIAVSVFIAVLAWGVLIALGRAGSLLELVIILLVAALLSAFAMLGVLLTVIFKGFRRGLDPDNVIGPVVTTVGDVFGIAFLLTGIAVAEVVL from the coding sequence ATGGTCGGCCACGATTCCGCCGTCGACGTCTACCGTCAGGCGCTGCCAGTCATTCTCGTCAGCCTCGTCGCGGGCCTGTTCGCCGGCACGCTGCTCGGCACCGAGACGATGCGCGAGGGAATCGAGACCGTCCCCGGCATTCTCCTCCTGTTGCCCGCCTTCCTCGCCACGCGCGGCGGCGTCTACGGCTCGCTCGGCGCGCGGCTCTCGAGCGGGCTCCACCAGGGGCTGATCGACCCGCACTTCGAGTGGAACGGCCGCCTGCGGAACGCGGTCGTCGCCTCGTTCCTGAACGGGATCGCCGTCTCGGTGTTCATCGCGGTACTCGCCTGGGGTGTTCTGATCGCGCTGGGGCGCGCCGGGAGTCTGCTCGAGCTCGTGATCATCCTGCTCGTCGCCGCCCTGTTGAGTGCGTTCGCGATGCTCGGCGTGTTGCTCACCGTGATCTTCAAAGGGTTCCGCCGCGGGCTCGATCCCGACAACGTCATCGGCCCGGTCGTCACTACCGTCGGCGACGTCTTCGGCATCGCGTTCTTGCTGACCGGTATCGCCGTCGCCGAGGTGGTGCTGTGA
- a CDS encoding MFS transporter has product MERTRVWTVAIFLFILGDAMAMQARGPILSSLQATFGASEAALGLVAPAGTVGFAAAAIVTGLLAGRIRMRRTLALGVVGVVCALVAMAAAPLYVVFLLALLAQGSAAGAFRGIDRAVLSHLHAARRGRVYTAYAFAWAVGAVLGPQLVSAALAIADWRLVFLVLTCWFVPVAAVAARTNLPSMEAERSISVDALRDLLRRPAVIGASVGILFTGAIEGIVFTWLAYYAGGFYGTGTANLLLSTYLLAYVPARAGYTLVVDRVPYLALLFGTTALAIPALGVAFSGVTGPALFAAVFVAGTGLSSGFPALSAYAVEAAPEYSGPINAVTTGSTYAGIATAPALVGVLAELYGLGRALWVTVAVAAALSATIAAMWAWTGTPNAPPIGTTAD; this is encoded by the coding sequence ATGGAGCGAACTCGCGTGTGGACGGTCGCGATCTTCCTGTTCATTCTCGGCGACGCGATGGCGATGCAAGCCAGGGGGCCGATCCTCTCGAGCCTCCAGGCGACGTTCGGCGCGTCCGAGGCCGCGCTCGGGCTGGTGGCGCCGGCCGGAACCGTCGGCTTCGCCGCCGCCGCCATCGTCACGGGATTGCTCGCCGGCCGCATTCGGATGCGACGAACGCTCGCGCTCGGGGTCGTCGGCGTCGTCTGCGCGCTCGTCGCGATGGCGGCGGCGCCGCTGTACGTCGTCTTTCTGCTCGCGCTGCTGGCCCAGGGCAGCGCCGCGGGCGCGTTTCGCGGCATCGACCGCGCGGTTCTAAGCCACCTGCACGCGGCCCGTCGCGGACGAGTGTACACCGCCTACGCGTTCGCGTGGGCCGTCGGCGCCGTGCTCGGTCCCCAGCTCGTCAGCGCCGCCCTCGCGATCGCCGACTGGCGGCTCGTCTTTCTCGTGCTCACCTGCTGGTTCGTCCCGGTCGCGGCCGTCGCGGCGCGGACCAACCTCCCGTCGATGGAGGCCGAGCGATCGATCTCGGTCGACGCCCTCCGCGACCTCCTCCGACGGCCGGCCGTCATCGGCGCGTCCGTCGGAATCCTGTTTACGGGAGCCATCGAGGGGATCGTCTTCACCTGGCTCGCCTACTACGCGGGCGGCTTCTACGGGACGGGGACGGCCAACCTGCTGCTGTCGACGTACCTGCTGGCGTACGTCCCCGCGCGGGCCGGCTACACGCTGGTCGTGGATCGAGTCCCCTACCTCGCGCTCCTGTTCGGCACGACCGCGCTCGCGATCCCCGCGCTCGGGGTCGCGTTCTCCGGCGTGACCGGTCCCGCTCTCTTCGCCGCCGTCTTCGTCGCTGGGACGGGACTCTCGAGCGGCTTCCCGGCCCTGTCGGCGTACGCCGTCGAGGCGGCGCCCGAGTACAGCGGCCCGATCAACGCCGTTACGACCGGCTCGACGTACGCGGGGATCGCGACCGCACCCGCGCTCGTGGGCGTCCTCGCGGAGCTGTACGGACTCGGCCGGGCGCTGTGGGTCACGGTCGCCGTCGCGGCCGCGCTCTCGGCGACGATCGCAGCGATGTGGGCCTGGACGGGAACGCCGAACGCGCCGCCGATCGGGACGACGGCGGACTGA
- a CDS encoding aldehyde ferredoxin oxidoreductase family protein: protein MKHVRGPLCSIDLGDRSTTIESVDELLESFIGGRALGTKLAHDRIPFDADPLGADNRLYFATGPLQHSQMSFTGRMSATGLSPLTDGLLSSNAGGFLSRNFAGTGYGAVEITGASDDLVIVHVTDDGAEFEAVPDLEEATVSETCDYIEDEHGLGADHTVVVGPAGENEVRFASIMTSEERAFGRGGLGAALGAKNVKAITFDGDSTREVEIPPLQMEVHGEAAKAEHPMKAQGTTSVTEYANMVEALPTRYFSELSFEGIEGVSGDRVEEKKYKKGTCSACAFACKLPTKDEESGLETEGPEYETLMAFGPNSGVDDIVDVMQSNKLCDELGMDTISCGDTVAAYLASEDEFGNAELIHDLVEKIAYREGIGDRLAEGVDRIHDDLGVENWSVKGMEFAAHDGRTLNGQGLAFATANRGADHMYAEFYPYEYPLVDSEKAFDKSGLEGKPPKVVELENVNVIKDSAVLCKFSRDFVDEDRLSTLLDADYEDLLEIGGRVVALERHFNNRRGFDRSDDALPYELPDFESALEEYYAERGWNDDGTVPEGEFERGVPADD, encoded by the coding sequence ATGAAACACGTCCGCGGTCCGCTGTGTTCGATCGACCTCGGTGACCGATCGACGACGATCGAATCGGTCGACGAACTGCTCGAGTCGTTCATCGGCGGGCGAGCGCTCGGAACGAAACTGGCGCACGACCGCATCCCGTTCGACGCGGACCCGCTCGGGGCCGACAACCGGCTCTACTTCGCGACGGGACCGCTCCAGCACTCGCAGATGAGCTTCACCGGGCGGATGTCGGCGACGGGGCTCTCGCCGCTGACCGACGGCCTGCTCTCCTCGAACGCCGGCGGCTTCCTCTCGCGGAACTTCGCGGGGACGGGGTACGGCGCCGTCGAAATCACGGGCGCGAGCGACGACCTGGTGATCGTCCACGTCACGGACGACGGCGCGGAGTTCGAGGCGGTTCCGGATCTCGAGGAGGCGACCGTCTCGGAAACGTGCGATTACATCGAGGACGAGCACGGCCTCGGTGCCGACCACACGGTCGTCGTCGGTCCGGCAGGCGAAAACGAGGTCCGGTTCGCCTCGATCATGACCTCCGAGGAGCGAGCGTTCGGCCGCGGCGGCCTCGGCGCCGCCCTCGGCGCGAAGAACGTCAAGGCGATCACCTTCGACGGCGACTCGACGCGAGAGGTCGAGATCCCGCCGCTCCAGATGGAGGTTCACGGCGAGGCCGCCAAGGCCGAGCACCCGATGAAAGCCCAGGGGACGACCTCCGTCACCGAGTACGCCAACATGGTCGAGGCGCTGCCGACGCGGTACTTCTCCGAGCTCTCCTTCGAGGGGATCGAGGGCGTCAGCGGCGACCGCGTTGAGGAGAAGAAGTACAAGAAAGGGACCTGCTCGGCGTGTGCGTTCGCCTGCAAGCTCCCGACGAAGGACGAGGAGTCGGGCCTCGAGACCGAAGGCCCCGAGTACGAGACGCTGATGGCGTTCGGACCGAACTCGGGGGTGGACGACATCGTCGACGTCATGCAGTCGAACAAACTGTGCGACGAGCTCGGGATGGACACGATCTCCTGTGGCGACACCGTCGCGGCCTACCTCGCGAGCGAGGACGAGTTCGGTAACGCCGAGTTGATCCACGACCTCGTCGAGAAGATCGCCTACCGAGAGGGAATCGGCGACCGGCTGGCGGAGGGCGTCGATCGCATTCACGACGACCTCGGCGTCGAGAACTGGTCGGTCAAGGGGATGGAGTTCGCCGCCCACGACGGGCGTACCCTGAACGGTCAGGGACTCGCCTTCGCCACCGCGAACCGCGGCGCCGACCACATGTACGCCGAGTTCTACCCCTACGAGTACCCGCTGGTCGACTCCGAGAAGGCCTTCGACAAGTCGGGCCTCGAGGGCAAACCGCCGAAAGTCGTCGAACTCGAGAACGTAAACGTGATCAAGGACAGCGCCGTCCTCTGTAAGTTCTCGCGGGACTTCGTGGACGAGGATCGGCTGTCAACCCTGCTCGACGCCGACTACGAGGACCTCCTCGAGATCGGCGGTCGGGTCGTCGCCCTCGAGCGCCACTTCAACAACCGGCGCGGCTTCGACCGGAGTGACGACGCGCTGCCGTACGAACTGCCGGACTTCGAGTCGGCGCTCGAGGAGTACTACGCGGAACGGGGATGGAACGACGACGGGACCGTTCCCGAAGGGGAGTTCGAACGCGGCGTACCGGCCGACGACTAG
- a CDS encoding magnesium transporter → MSAGSDLLAGEDLDTDLVGDWTVQNIVTTVVPLLAALSILQMVSGTVLESFEEQLLAHPSLLILVPVTIGTAGNLGSIMCARLSTQLHLGTLEFSPDNPNIRANVGAIMGLAATVFVLLGVASWAIGRALGGTLGLGTLLLITIGSGMLLAVWVVVVSTASVYASFRLGYDPDDTTIPVVTNVCDITGVLILFCVVWVVL, encoded by the coding sequence GTGAGCGCCGGTAGCGACCTCCTGGCCGGCGAAGATCTGGATACCGACCTCGTCGGCGACTGGACGGTCCAAAACATCGTGACGACGGTCGTGCCGCTGCTCGCCGCGCTCTCGATCCTCCAGATGGTGTCGGGAACCGTCCTCGAGAGTTTCGAGGAGCAGTTGCTCGCGCATCCGTCGCTTTTGATCCTCGTTCCGGTGACGATCGGCACCGCCGGCAACCTGGGTTCGATCATGTGCGCGCGACTTTCGACCCAGTTACACCTCGGGACGCTCGAGTTCTCGCCGGACAACCCGAATATTCGGGCGAACGTCGGCGCCATCATGGGACTCGCGGCGACGGTGTTCGTCCTGCTCGGGGTCGCGTCGTGGGCGATCGGTCGCGCGCTCGGCGGTACGCTCGGGCTCGGCACGCTGTTGCTCATCACGATCGGCAGCGGGATGCTGCTCGCTGTCTGGGTCGTCGTCGTCAGCACGGCCTCGGTCTACGCTTCCTTCCGACTCGGCTACGACCCCGACGACACGACGATCCCCGTCGTCACGAACGTCTGCGACATCACGGGCGTGCTCATCCTCTTCTGCGTGGTCTGGGTCGTCCTCTAG
- a CDS encoding DUF7529 family protein, whose protein sequence is MSDDEKNPVTTPEWEELLADTDGVAERYREDGWDAVVLEPIGVTSVDDDGRFGLDIAVTDEEYDTVANLVEREDVTFGGAEVYYRPSDGDDRRFALVVERDEASETAVFVPLTYALSDARAVFERALREEDLQVHVRPDGAERWIVFSHDDPSLFLEEEDVREWGDG, encoded by the coding sequence ATGAGCGACGACGAGAAAAACCCGGTCACGACGCCCGAGTGGGAAGAACTGCTCGCCGACACGGACGGAGTCGCCGAACGGTACCGCGAGGACGGCTGGGACGCCGTCGTGCTCGAGCCGATCGGGGTGACGTCGGTCGACGACGACGGGCGGTTCGGACTCGACATCGCGGTTACCGACGAAGAGTACGACACCGTCGCGAACCTCGTCGAGCGCGAGGACGTCACCTTCGGCGGCGCCGAGGTGTACTACCGGCCCTCGGATGGCGACGACCGCCGGTTCGCTCTCGTCGTCGAACGCGACGAGGCGAGCGAGACGGCCGTCTTCGTTCCGCTGACGTACGCGCTCTCGGACGCCCGTGCCGTCTTCGAGCGGGCGCTTCGCGAGGAGGATCTCCAGGTTCACGTCCGGCCCGACGGGGCCGAACGGTGGATCGTCTTCTCCCACGACGATCCGTCGCTGTTCCTCGAAGAGGAAGACGTCCGCGAGTGGGGCGACGGCTAG
- a CDS encoding ethanolamine ammonia-lyase reactivating factor EutA, with amino-acid sequence MSDRPETLTSVGIDVGTTTTHAIVSRLRVETPPGGAASPEITDREVFHRGTVRETPLLDAETIDVDRVAALVERELEAADLEPADIDTGAVIVTGETARRENAEPLVHRVAADAGQFVAATAGADLEAALAGRGSGAAARAAETNGAVANVDVGGGTTNVAIFEGRSDSGRGRSGVRVSETRCLDVGGRLVRFGDERRVASISPPARLLADALEVSLAVGEQPDDPTLSALAEAMADRIVDLLEGPPFDPLTRELAIGELPDEPVAPDGVVFSGGVGRLVGSSPNDPFAYGDLGGLLAASLSAHETVRSWPLLEPAEDIRATVVGAGTETTALSGRTISLEPGLLPLRNVPVAAVADVADREGDALVARFEAAVSRLEDFHDLAALDAVALAIDDVGSLEYERVQTVAGALEDALEALSRPVSIVVVTRQNCAKVLGQTLRSRTDRPLLVLDELRPADGDYLDVGEPMASRESVPVVVKTLAFGD; translated from the coding sequence GTGTCCGACCGTCCGGAGACGCTGACGAGCGTCGGTATCGACGTCGGAACGACCACGACCCACGCGATCGTCAGCCGCCTGCGCGTCGAGACGCCGCCGGGAGGCGCCGCGAGCCCCGAGATCACCGACCGCGAGGTCTTCCACCGCGGGACGGTTCGCGAGACGCCGCTGCTCGACGCCGAGACGATCGACGTCGACCGGGTCGCCGCGCTCGTCGAGCGCGAACTCGAGGCGGCCGACCTCGAACCCGCGGATATCGACACCGGCGCCGTGATCGTCACCGGCGAGACCGCTCGCCGCGAGAACGCCGAACCGCTCGTCCATCGAGTCGCGGCCGACGCGGGTCAGTTCGTCGCGGCGACGGCCGGTGCCGACCTCGAGGCGGCGCTCGCCGGCCGCGGCTCCGGCGCGGCGGCCCGCGCCGCCGAAACGAACGGGGCCGTCGCCAACGTCGACGTCGGCGGGGGAACGACCAACGTCGCGATCTTCGAGGGCCGATCGGACTCGGGTCGCGGCCGAAGCGGCGTACGGGTCAGCGAAACGCGCTGTCTGGACGTCGGCGGTCGCCTCGTTAGGTTCGGCGACGAGCGTCGAGTCGCCTCGATCTCCCCGCCGGCGCGGTTGCTGGCGGACGCGCTCGAGGTATCGCTCGCAGTCGGCGAGCAACCCGACGATCCGACGCTTTCCGCGCTCGCGGAAGCGATGGCGGATCGGATCGTCGACCTGCTCGAGGGACCGCCGTTCGACCCCCTCACGCGCGAACTGGCGATCGGCGAGCTTCCGGACGAGCCGGTCGCCCCGGACGGCGTCGTCTTCAGCGGCGGCGTCGGCCGGCTCGTCGGCTCGTCGCCGAACGATCCGTTCGCGTACGGCGACCTCGGCGGGTTGCTCGCGGCGAGCCTCTCGGCTCACGAGACGGTTCGGTCGTGGCCGCTGCTCGAGCCCGCCGAGGATATTCGGGCGACCGTCGTCGGCGCCGGAACCGAGACGACCGCCCTCAGCGGCCGCACGATCTCGCTCGAGCCCGGACTGCTTCCCCTGCGAAACGTTCCGGTCGCCGCAGTCGCGGACGTCGCCGACCGCGAGGGTGATGCACTCGTCGCGCGGTTCGAGGCGGCGGTCTCCCGACTCGAGGACTTCCACGATCTCGCGGCGCTCGACGCCGTCGCGCTCGCGATCGACGACGTCGGTTCTCTGGAGTACGAGCGAGTGCAAACGGTTGCCGGTGCGCTCGAGGACGCGCTCGAGGCGCTCTCTCGGCCGGTGTCGATCGTCGTCGTCACCCGCCAGAACTGCGCGAAGGTCCTCGGGCAGACGCTCCGGAGCCGAACGGATCGCCCGCTGCTCGTGCTCGACGAACTGCGACCCGCGGACGGGGACTACCTCGACGTCGGGGAGCCGATGGCGAGCCGCGAGAGCGTTCCCGTGGTGGTGAAAACGCTCGCCTTCGGCGACTGA
- a CDS encoding thiolase family protein, which translates to MTQTPVVAKAVRTPQGKEDGVFADLRSEDLSVALIDEILAETGLSGAEIDDLMWGCAQQRGEQGNNMARVIALLSELGEDVPATTINRWCASSMQAVISASDAIAAGNRDAVIAGGVESMTRVPMGENTSNVHPKMAEYYNIGELQMGMTAEKVAEEYGVSREEQDEYAARSQQRAAEATEEGRFDDEIVPIETEDGTVTEDEGIRQGTTAEKLAELPTVFKADGTVTPGNASQISDGASALLITSEAFAEEHDLEIMAEVGMNNVAGVDPTVMGIGPVPATEGLLERNGRDIEEYDLVELNEAFASQSIYSRDQLGVDPEIFNVNGGAIAIGHPLGASGARLPVTLIHELRKRGGGLGLTTLCVGFGQGAAIEFEVN; encoded by the coding sequence ATGACACAGACACCGGTCGTTGCCAAGGCGGTGCGAACCCCGCAGGGGAAAGAAGACGGCGTCTTCGCCGACCTCCGCAGCGAGGACCTTTCGGTGGCGCTGATCGACGAGATCCTCGCCGAAACCGGCCTCTCCGGGGCGGAGATCGACGATCTGATGTGGGGCTGCGCCCAGCAGCGCGGCGAGCAGGGCAACAACATGGCCCGCGTCATCGCGCTCCTGTCGGAACTGGGCGAAGACGTGCCCGCGACGACGATCAACCGGTGGTGCGCGTCCTCGATGCAGGCCGTGATCTCGGCCTCGGACGCGATCGCGGCCGGCAACCGCGACGCCGTCATCGCCGGCGGCGTCGAGAGCATGACCCGCGTCCCGATGGGCGAGAACACGTCGAACGTCCACCCCAAGATGGCCGAGTACTACAACATCGGCGAGCTCCAGATGGGGATGACCGCCGAGAAGGTCGCCGAGGAGTACGGCGTCAGCCGCGAGGAGCAAGACGAGTACGCCGCCCGGAGCCAGCAGCGCGCCGCCGAGGCGACCGAAGAGGGCCGCTTCGACGACGAAATCGTCCCGATAGAAACCGAGGACGGCACCGTCACCGAGGACGAGGGGATCCGACAGGGAACGACCGCGGAAAAGCTGGCCGAACTGCCGACCGTCTTCAAGGCCGACGGGACCGTCACGCCCGGCAACGCCTCCCAGATTTCCGACGGCGCCTCCGCCCTGCTGATCACGAGCGAAGCCTTCGCCGAGGAACACGACCTCGAGATCATGGCCGAGGTCGGGATGAACAACGTCGCCGGCGTCGACCCCACCGTCATGGGAATCGGCCCGGTGCCCGCGACCGAAGGACTGCTCGAGCGCAACGGCCGCGACATCGAGGAGTACGACCTCGTCGAACTCAACGAGGCGTTCGCCAGCCAGAGCATCTACTCCCGCGACCAGCTCGGCGTCGATCCCGAGATCTTCAACGTCAACGGCGGCGCCATCGCGATCGGACACCCGCTCGGCGCCTCCGGCGCGCGCCTCCCCGTAACGCTCATCCACGAACTACGGAAGCGCGGCGGGGGACTCGGCCTGACGACGCTCTGCGTCGGCTTCGGCCAGGGTGCGGCGATCGAGTTCGAGGTCAACTGA